The proteins below are encoded in one region of Gadus macrocephalus chromosome 14, ASM3116895v1:
- the pnoca gene encoding prepronociceptin, whose translation MKTLVVVLLLLCRIVPGHCDCRGDCLTCRHLLDNEHHLNTMMCLIECESRISPSTTWDSCRQAVALLPFSSVSIGGDILKRAQEEVEALLPPVEEEEEEREVRQAAGLDAEGGLLSALTLQRFDDASLGMNQLSTMDIDHNSLEEGEGAREQAEAGLRVSKRFGGFLKGRHGYRKLVSPGRSYQKRYGGFIGVRKSARKWNNQKRFSEFLKQYLSTRATNYNSVSEELTQQNEV comes from the exons ATGAAGACGCTTGTTGTGGTTTTACTGCTGCTCTGCCGAATTGTCCCGGGCCACTGTGACTGCCGAGGAGACTGTCTTACCTGTAGACACCTGCTGGACAATGAACATCACCTTAACACCATG atgtgTTTGATCGAGTGTGAAAGCAGAATATCTCCATCCACAACTTGGGACAGCTGCCGCCAGGCTGTTGCCCTCTTGCCATTCTCCTCTGTGTCCATAGGGGGCGACATACTGAAGAGAGCCCAGGAGGAGGTAGAAGCCCTCCTTCcaccagtggaggaggaggaggaagagagggaggtgcGCCAGGCGGCTGGGCTCGATGCTGAGGGAGGCCTCCTGTCCGCCTTGACCTTACAGAGGTTTGACGACGCGTCCCTGGGAATGAACCAGCTGAGCACCATGGACATCGACCACAACTCTttagaggagggtgagggagccagagagcagGCTGAGGCAGGGCTCAGGGTCTCCAAGCGTTTCGGTGGCTTTCTGAAAGGGCGGCACGGCTACCGAAAGCTGGTCTCACCGGGAAGGTCCTACCAGAAGAGGTACGGCGGTTTCATCGGCGTGCGCAAGTCGGCGCGCAAGTGGAACAACCAGAAGCGCTTCAGTGAGTTCCTAAAGCAGTACCTGAGCACCCGCGCTACTAACTACAACAGCGTGTCCGAAGAGCTGACCCAACAGAACGAGGTTTAG